The sequence ATATTGGGCACTAAGGTGAAATCTAGGGTACTTGAAGTAAAAAAgatagacaaaaataaaaaagagtaaaaaaaagaaataaaagaattatcaaACGGCCTTTAATTAATTGATACCTGTTAAGGCTACAACATCTTGGATCTTATTTCTAGGCAGCCGTAACACCTCCAAGTtgctcaataaattaaattctgaGTTAAGAAAAGAATACaaaagagttaatataaaatttttaggcCTTTTATTCTCAAATTGAAACTAATATGTGTGTCTAACATTTCAATTAGTTATGATGATGTGTTTGTGTGGGTCTCAGTACCTTTCATGTTTATTGATCCTTGCAACTGGTTGCCATCAAGATATAGATGTTTGAGAGATGAAAGCTCTTTGAGGGATGATAGGATGCTATTGTTGAAGTAATTCCAGCTTAAATCAAGAGTCTCTAATTTGTTAAGCCTTGATGGTCCTTCAGAGCTTGCATGATATTTATAGCAAGCAGTTAGTGATTAATTTCAAAtcctaaatattcatttttgtcTTCAAAGAATTTAATTAGGAGACAAATctttgatttgaaaaccaaCTACATGATTATCactcacatcaaaatcattaattatttgaaatattgagaaaaacattATAGGTTAATCCAATGGTTTGGTgtcaaactaaatttaacaattatGATTCATCACCTAATTAGAGCATGTTTGAAAGTgtagtaaaaattatatttaaaatgtttgttatttgaaaatgtattaaaataataattttttattttttaaattttatttttgatattagcacattaaaacaataaaaaaataaaaataataatttaaaacaaaaaaaacaatagaaaaacgGCAGTTCAACTGCAACACCAAATAAGTGTTTGTTTAGCATTGAGATTTaatctgtttttcatcaaaatttaattattagtttctgcttcaaattaaatttttatattatttttaaattattttaatgtgttgatgtcaaaaataaattttaaaaaaatatattttttttttatacatttcaaaataaataaataaaatagcatTTACTGTACTTTCAGACTCCTAGTTGGTTAATTTCTCAAACCACTCAGAGTTAATATATTTATCAGATAACAGCAAGCAGATGACAGGAGAACCCTTTTACAGGACCATGCACCCAAAGTCACCTAGCGTTAATAGTGAATGGTAGAATGAACTGGTTGAGAATCAAGTCGGTACTGAGTAAAGTTTATAATGACACCTCCCAGCTTTGGATTCccactaatttaaatatatgattgaGACCAAATGCGTTCTGTTATTTAAAAATCGAagacaaacacacacaaaaaaaaaaagtaaaaaaaagaaataaaagagttaTCAAACGGCGTTAATTAATGAATACCTGTTAAGGTTACAAATTCTTGGATCTTATTGTAGCACAGCCATAACACCTCCAAATTGCTCAATGAATCAAATTCtgagttaagaaaataatacaaaaaaaaaaagagttaatataaaactCTTAGGCCTGTTATTCTCGAATTGAGACTTATAAGGATCAATTCATAACTTCATATCAAAGAAGTAATAGAACATGTGTGTGTTTAACATTTTGAGTCTTTTTCAATTGGTTGTGATGATGTGTTTGTATGTTTCTAAGTACCTTTCATGTTTATTGATCCTTGCAACTGGTTTTCATCAAGATATAGATGTTTAAGAGATGAAAGCCCTTTTAGGGATGATAGGATGCTATTGTTGAAGTTATTGTGTTCCAAAGAAAGAACCTCCAATTTTGCAAGTCTTGATAGCCTTTCGAAACCTGCATGCATGTAAGATTTCTAGTTAGTTGTTAGGGTATAAAGccaaagaaattatttgattaattaaaagaataaatcgatttcagtttatatatatttattttttgtgctaaAATTACGAAAGATGAAGTCTTTAATGAAGAGGCAAACCTTCATTCGCAACACAGCCAGCTATGCCATTTCCACTCAAGACAAGAACATTGAGTTCTTGGAAGGGAAGAAATATAGATGCATTTAGGTACAAATCTCCCATATCTTGCGTAGAAAAGACTGATAAGTACCAATATCTTGCGAAGAAAAGATTGATTTCGATGACTCGTCTTGTAGTGGAATTGCTGCAGGTAACTCCTTCCCAACTGCAACAGAGAGCATCTTTTCCCCAAGAGAATGGCGGGAATGGAATGTCATATGGGTTTTCACCAAAGGAAGTTTTGATGTGCAAAAGAGCAATTCGTTCTTCCTCCAAACACCCTTGCGATAGAAGCATGGCATTAATCATCATTATCACCGCCATTGCTGGCAGAGAGAACCTGTTTAATCCCATTTGTACCCCTCTGTTTCTGCTTGAAATTAATGTATGAAATACTTGTTAGGAGCCAAAGGCTCTTTATAGGGGAGAGCACCATGCATTGCCGTCCGCGTGTTCATTGAACGGCGGGCCCATCTTTGATCAAGTGGATCTTTTATGGAAGGTGACGTATGGTTCCTCAATCCATCAATTTCCATGAAgtttcaatatttgttttttgttttagaacaATGTAAAATCATTACTCTTAAATAAAACTCGTTTAACCACTGTGAAGACAAGAAAGAAAGTATTTTGATCTTTTCCACAAGAATCTACACAGGCAGTCATGAAACTAACGATGGCCATTATatagaatttttcttttctttttgtttcattgCTGGTCCGGCAAATCTTCAGTTGTAAAGTTGCATGCAGTTAAAAAATCAGGTGTACTTGTGATTCGATTAATCTAGTAAAATCTAGTTTAAATTTGGTaaaaatttctttgattttttttttaattaaaataatgtttttttgatttttttttaaaatatatttgaattaattctcCTGACTTGCCCTGAATCTAAACCTTGCTCCATAATAACTCTCATAATGTATTTAATAACTCTGATcctattaaaaaacttaaaatattaaatgagattatatgaatagttttatatttcatctataacattatatattatttaagaaattatttgaggTTTAACtgtcattttgttattttaaaaaaaaaattattctaaattaattttatgtttttgaatagttttgatgtactaatgttaaaaaaatagtttttttaaaaaaataaaaaaatatattttaaaatatttctaaacaaaaaatattttaaaatacaaaatctaccatactattaaattattttctattttgttatcatatttttaaggtttttggATCTAGTGTTCCAGCCAAACTCACTTAAATTTGGGtcatacaagtttaatattattaatattataagtaTTACTTTGGGTTAAGCATTACAGTTAGATCTAAGATTTTTTGggtataattttacaaaaaaaaaatctaaagctcttaaattttaattttttttaaaaaattaacccgcaTAACACCAACtagttatataattaaccttCGTTGCATAGAAGAGGAGATTAAGACATTGACTTGGAGTCAACTGACAAAATGAAACCAAGGTTTGATCTGGTTTCTTTTTTGAACGgctgtgaatttttttatcatttgaagaGTGTGTAGTGCGGtagtgtaaataaaaaatattttaaaaagagaacCCTACATGAATAGTTAAATGTTATAActatttgtaaatattttagaCGGCTTTGTGTTGGATTGTTACTTCCATGAAGTTTCGTGGGGTAATTTCCTAATAGGCACTGACTGAttgcattccttttttttttattgtgggaGACACATTCAGCGTAAAAACCACTTCATTGCTTTATTTTTAAACGCTTTAATTTAGGAGGGGAAACAACTGAAAGCCATAAGAATACGCTTATAGCGTCCACTtgcattattttgtatttgtctcgaattgattgatatttatttatttatatcttttagtTTGTATTAATCTCTCGTTGATTATGTctgatttgaaaattaatcttaatCTCTCAAAAGTGTTATTCCTTATTATTCTTTCAAAGTTCCATGGAAACATCAAATAATTCttcatctaattaatttaaaaacaaaaaaataaaaaattttaacttttaaaaaaaactattttaaaacgCAAGAATAAATGGatactaattataaaaataaataaaaactagttatCTAGTTATTATAGCTAGAAATTTTAATTAGTATTcggaattttatataaaaatttgattatataatagaaaaaataatatttattccatgcttcctatcaaatttaatgtttgaattctcaatcatcctaagctttaatttttttttcctaaactaTTATATTCATGATAAAA is a genomic window of Populus alba chromosome 18, ASM523922v2, whole genome shotgun sequence containing:
- the LOC140954953 gene encoding receptor-like protein 56, with product MAVIMMINAMLLSQGCLEEERIALLHIKTSFGENPYDIPFPPFSWGKDALCCSWEGVTCSNSTTRRVIEINLFFARYWYLSVFSTQDMGDLYLNASIFLPFQELNVLVLSGNGIAGCVANEGFERLSRLAKLEVLSLEHNNFNNSILSSLKGLSSLKHLYLDENQLQGSINMKGT